The proteins below come from a single Comamonas antarctica genomic window:
- a CDS encoding CsbD family protein: protein MNTDQVKGTLKDAAGKVQQKAGEVVNSPEQQAKGVAKQVEGKTQKAVGDVKEAAKDATK from the coding sequence ATGAACACCGATCAAGTCAAGGGTACCCTCAAGGACGCAGCCGGCAAGGTGCAGCAAAAGGCTGGCGAGGTGGTCAACAGCCCCGAGCAGCAAGCCAAGGGCGTTGCCAAGCAGGTCGAGGGCAAGACCCAGAAGGCCGTGGGCGACGTGAAGGAAGCCGCGAAGGACGCAACGAAGTAA
- a CDS encoding TerB family tellurite resistance protein, whose amino-acid sequence MTHDEIRATLTLCLLASFADGEKHDREREQIRDVAEGLAGDQSVNLPGLYQDVLLRRVKLDDVLARLGSTEARQLAYEMAVCVCDADGQTSPKEEAFLAQVRQAWAMGVSGNAGEGPAMGGATAAAAGITAAGTDWGRSDESFDVQARAVADAPLQSRLPEPQLAHGGFDQDALVPHPESVDSLAATAAQRRPGTLSAAEMDSKILKSSIMNGAIELLPENLSTLAIIPLQMRLVYQIGQSYGYELDRGHIKDLLGALGVGLTSQYLEEAGRKLLGGLLGKAGKGLLGGLGRQAVSSGMSFAATYALGHVANQYYAGGRTLSTAMLKDAYQHVMQDGRALQSRYLPQMQETARGLNTAKIMAMVRGA is encoded by the coding sequence ATGACACATGACGAAATCCGCGCCACTCTCACCCTGTGCCTGCTGGCCTCATTTGCCGACGGCGAGAAGCATGACCGTGAACGCGAGCAGATCCGCGACGTGGCCGAAGGCCTGGCGGGTGACCAATCCGTCAACCTGCCGGGCCTGTACCAGGACGTCCTGCTGCGCCGTGTAAAGCTCGACGATGTGCTGGCGCGCCTGGGCAGCACCGAGGCCCGCCAGCTGGCCTATGAGATGGCCGTGTGCGTATGCGATGCCGACGGCCAGACCAGCCCCAAGGAAGAAGCTTTCCTGGCGCAGGTGCGCCAGGCCTGGGCAATGGGCGTGTCCGGCAACGCAGGCGAGGGGCCCGCAATGGGTGGGGCAACGGCCGCAGCGGCGGGCATCACCGCGGCCGGTACCGACTGGGGCCGCTCGGACGAGAGCTTCGATGTGCAGGCGCGCGCCGTGGCCGATGCGCCATTGCAGAGCCGCTTGCCCGAGCCGCAGCTGGCGCACGGCGGCTTCGACCAGGATGCGCTTGTGCCGCATCCGGAATCAGTGGACAGCCTCGCGGCCACCGCTGCGCAGCGCCGCCCGGGCACGCTCTCGGCCGCGGAGATGGACAGCAAGATCCTCAAGTCGTCGATCATGAACGGCGCCATCGAGCTGCTGCCGGAAAACCTGTCGACGCTGGCCATCATTCCGCTGCAGATGCGGCTGGTCTACCAGATCGGGCAAAGCTATGGCTATGAACTCGACCGCGGCCACATCAAGGACCTGCTGGGCGCACTGGGCGTGGGACTGACTTCGCAATACCTCGAAGAAGCCGGGCGCAAGCTGCTGGGCGGCTTGCTGGGCAAGGCCGGCAAGGGCCTGCTGGGCGGCCTGGGTCGGCAGGCGGTGAGCAGCGGCATGAGCTTTGCCGCCACCTACGCGCTGGGCCATGTCGCAAACCAGTACTACGCGGGCGGCCGCACGCTGTCGACGGCCATGCTCAAGGACGCCTACCAGCATGTGATGCAGGACGGCCGCGCGCTGCAGTCGCGCTATCTGCCGCAGATGCAGGAGACCGCGCGCGGCCTGAACACGGCCAAGATCATGGCCATGGTGCGCGGCGCCTGA
- a CDS encoding acyl-CoA reductase, translating to MRLERIKAGYLPGLEDGAVQWHVLPFAHERGRLEVAVPVLTAAQMQALADRVRAAAHRNLRAMPVAEIIAAIDRAIMRLLDRDDPYRRQAETWLPVVSGYDADMVRLGLTGFFKTFRAAQLRRFVAEDFANPAVLDGFEPAPKGGAVRAFGPDLLMHSWAGNVPALSLWSLVCGLLVKAPAIGKLASAEPLFAGWFAQLLAEVHPPLAECLAVVWWSGAGGSNGAGAKGAQVLLAQADTVLAYGGNETLDALRRRLPVTTRFLPHGHKLGFGMVSAQALDALKAPAVARLAAWDVMRYDQQGCYSPHVFYVERGAPVAPRAFADHLAAELANLQRRFARRPLALEEGAAVARWQQTAEWGGGADDLLIGPADAAWSVAYCDKLAPLAPTALYRSIAVVAVERLDDVVPVVAAQRAFLQTAGVAAGPEELYRLAGLLGAAGVTRISAIGSMSMPEAGWHHDGRFNLLDLVRMAEIEASAEAAAQPFAGYAD from the coding sequence ATGAGGCTGGAGCGCATCAAGGCCGGGTATCTGCCGGGGCTCGAAGACGGGGCGGTGCAGTGGCACGTGCTGCCGTTCGCGCACGAGCGTGGGCGGCTCGAGGTGGCCGTGCCGGTGCTCACGGCTGCGCAGATGCAGGCGCTCGCCGACCGCGTGCGCGCGGCCGCGCACCGGAATCTGCGCGCGATGCCGGTGGCCGAGATCATTGCCGCGATCGACCGCGCCATCATGCGGCTGCTGGACCGTGACGACCCGTACCGGCGCCAGGCCGAAACCTGGCTGCCCGTGGTCAGCGGCTACGACGCCGACATGGTGCGGCTGGGCCTGACGGGATTCTTCAAGACCTTCCGCGCGGCGCAGCTGCGGCGCTTCGTGGCCGAGGATTTTGCCAATCCAGCCGTGCTTGACGGTTTCGAGCCCGCGCCCAAGGGCGGCGCGGTCCGGGCCTTCGGGCCCGACCTGCTGATGCACAGCTGGGCCGGCAACGTGCCCGCGCTGTCGCTGTGGAGCCTGGTCTGCGGGCTGCTGGTCAAGGCGCCCGCCATTGGCAAGCTGGCCAGCGCCGAGCCGCTGTTCGCGGGCTGGTTTGCCCAGCTGCTGGCCGAGGTGCATCCGCCGCTGGCCGAATGCCTGGCCGTGGTCTGGTGGAGCGGCGCGGGCGGATCGAACGGTGCGGGCGCCAAGGGCGCGCAGGTGCTGCTCGCACAGGCCGATACGGTGCTGGCGTATGGCGGCAACGAGACCCTGGACGCGCTGCGCCGGCGCCTGCCCGTGACCACGCGCTTCCTGCCGCATGGGCACAAGCTGGGCTTTGGCATGGTGAGTGCGCAGGCGCTCGATGCGCTCAAGGCGCCGGCCGTGGCGCGGCTCGCCGCCTGGGACGTGATGCGTTATGACCAGCAGGGCTGCTATTCGCCGCATGTGTTCTATGTCGAGCGCGGCGCTCCCGTGGCGCCGCGCGCGTTTGCCGACCATCTTGCGGCCGAGCTGGCGAATCTGCAGCGGCGCTTCGCGCGCCGGCCGCTGGCGCTGGAGGAGGGCGCGGCGGTGGCCAGGTGGCAGCAGACCGCCGAGTGGGGCGGCGGTGCCGACGATCTGCTGATCGGACCGGCCGATGCAGCCTGGAGCGTGGCGTACTGCGACAAGCTGGCGCCTTTGGCGCCCACCGCGCTGTACCGCAGCATTGCGGTCGTGGCGGTCGAACGCCTCGATGATGTGGTGCCCGTGGTGGCGGCGCAGCGTGCGTTCCTGCAGACCGCGGGCGTGGCCGCCGGCCCCGAGGAGTTGTACCGGCTGGCCGGCCTGCTGGGCGCAGCGGGCGTCACGCGCATCAGCGCCATTGGATCGATGAGCATGCCCGAAGCCGGCTGGCACCATGACGGCCGCTTCAATCTGCTCGATCTGGTGCGCATGGCCGAGATCGAAGCATCGGCCGAAGCCGCGGCGCAGCCGTTTGCCGGCTATGCGGACTGA
- a CDS encoding ABC transporter permease has product MSPSAFQVRLLSAALLLALLGLWELVVRSAGLSALVLPAPSAVAMSLWSGLASGYFWPHLAATLQALLLGFAAGSVVGLLAGMALAESPLLERVLKPYVVVSQVVPKLALAPLFVLWFGFGLLPTVLITALICFFPLMENTLTGLRQADVQRLQLFRMLGATRMQTLLRLKLPTALPAILAGLRVALVLALVGVVVAEFMGASRGLGAVVIAAQGMMDTSLMFAALVLIAAIGLLLYQGCLLLERRLLRAHAISNDPA; this is encoded by the coding sequence ATGAGTCCCTCGGCATTCCAGGTTCGCCTGCTTTCCGCGGCGCTTTTGCTCGCGTTGCTGGGCCTGTGGGAACTCGTGGTGCGCAGCGCGGGTTTGTCGGCGCTGGTTTTGCCCGCGCCTTCGGCCGTGGCCATGTCGCTGTGGTCGGGCTTGGCCTCGGGCTATTTCTGGCCGCACCTGGCGGCGACGCTGCAGGCGCTGCTGCTCGGGTTCGCGGCGGGCAGTGTGGTGGGGCTGCTGGCCGGCATGGCGCTGGCCGAATCACCCCTGCTCGAGCGCGTGCTCAAGCCCTATGTGGTGGTGAGCCAGGTCGTGCCCAAGCTGGCGCTGGCGCCGCTGTTCGTGCTCTGGTTCGGCTTCGGCTTGCTGCCGACGGTGCTGATCACGGCGCTGATCTGCTTTTTCCCGCTGATGGAAAACACGCTGACGGGCCTGCGCCAGGCCGATGTCCAGCGGCTGCAGCTGTTTCGGATGCTGGGCGCGACGCGAATGCAGACGCTGCTGCGGCTGAAGCTGCCCACGGCCCTGCCGGCCATTCTTGCAGGCCTGCGCGTAGCGCTGGTGCTGGCACTGGTGGGCGTGGTGGTGGCCGAGTTCATGGGCGCGAGCCGCGGCCTGGGTGCGGTGGTCATTGCCGCGCAGGGAATGATGGATACCAGCTTGATGTTCGCGGCGCTGGTGCTGATCGCCGCCATCGGCCTGCTTTTGTACCAGGGCTGCCTGCTGCTCGAACGCCGGCTGCTGCGCGCCCACGCCATTTCCAACGACCCCGCTTGA
- a CDS encoding YbaY family lipoprotein encodes MIANITPRRAVLASIMSAAALLAACANTDRTPAPQANAIVGTVDLTQPMMVPPQSTLIVELHEISSVGAPARVVGQTALQIENLKPPYKFMLPTNAAPINADAEYRVNARITLGNQTTYASDTAYPVLTRGAGRTAHLSLVRVAP; translated from the coding sequence ATGATTGCAAACATCACTCCACGCCGCGCCGTCCTGGCGAGCATCATGTCTGCGGCCGCACTGCTGGCCGCCTGCGCCAACACCGACCGCACGCCCGCGCCCCAGGCCAATGCCATCGTCGGCACGGTGGATCTGACGCAGCCCATGATGGTGCCGCCGCAATCCACGCTGATCGTCGAACTGCATGAGATCTCCAGCGTCGGCGCTCCGGCGCGCGTCGTGGGCCAGACCGCGCTGCAGATCGAGAACCTGAAGCCGCCCTACAAGTTCATGCTGCCCACCAACGCCGCTCCCATCAACGCCGATGCCGAATACCGCGTCAATGCGCGCATCACGCTGGGCAACCAGACGACCTATGCCAGCGATACCGCCTACCCCGTGCTGACCCGGGGCGCGGGCAGGACCGCCCACCTGTCGCTGGTGCGCGTCGCACCCTGA
- a CDS encoding ABC transporter ATP-binding protein, whose protein sequence is MAFLAIEQVRFTYPGRKPVVDGVDWRMLAGEFHCLLGRSGCGKTTLLKLAAGLLRPQSGRILLRGGELASPGPQLGFMFQAPTLLEWLSALDNVLLPVSLQRRPTTQDRQRALQLLAQLGLEDHAPHHPRQLSGGQQSRVALARALMLEPPLLLLDEPFAALDAITRAELQDDLLRTCRARGTTVLFVTHDINEAVYLGDRIALMQHGRIVDDIAVALPAPRSQAMRHGAAFNEYCARVRAAMDRSGA, encoded by the coding sequence ATGGCATTTCTCGCTATCGAGCAGGTGCGCTTCACCTATCCCGGCCGCAAGCCCGTGGTCGACGGCGTCGACTGGCGCATGCTGGCGGGCGAATTCCACTGCCTGCTGGGGCGCAGCGGCTGCGGCAAGACCACGCTGTTGAAGCTGGCCGCAGGGCTGTTGCGGCCGCAGTCCGGGCGCATCCTGCTGCGCGGCGGCGAGCTGGCATCGCCCGGGCCGCAGCTCGGATTCATGTTCCAGGCGCCGACGCTGCTGGAGTGGCTGAGTGCGCTGGACAACGTGCTGCTGCCGGTATCGCTGCAGCGCCGGCCCACGACGCAAGACCGGCAGCGCGCGCTGCAGCTGCTGGCGCAACTGGGACTTGAGGACCATGCGCCACACCATCCACGCCAGCTCTCCGGGGGGCAGCAAAGCCGCGTCGCGCTGGCCCGGGCGCTGATGCTCGAGCCGCCGCTGCTGCTGTTGGACGAGCCCTTTGCGGCGCTCGACGCGATCACGCGAGCCGAGCTGCAGGACGATCTGCTGCGTACCTGCCGCGCGCGCGGCACGACGGTGCTGTTCGTCACGCATGACATCAACGAGGCGGTCTACCTCGGCGACCGCATCGCACTGATGCAGCACGGGCGCATCGTCGACGATATTGCCGTCGCGCTGCCCGCGCCGCGCAGCCAGGCCATGCGCCACGGCGCGGCCTTCAATGAATACTGCGCGCGCGTGCGCGCTGCGATGGACCGGAGCGGCGCATGA
- a CDS encoding ABC transporter substrate-binding protein: protein MHTSLPPLFLSRRRLLGAGLAGLALAGNSATAQGLGKVRLAGWSKPISEITNLLAEPDKGFFKARGVELVYLPGAGGGDAIRNTLSGQADVAFTDPGSFFMALDKGEKLVAIYDIYPQNVFNVVSLKTSGIRKPADLKGKKIGVYSLSSGTRQNLLVMLHQAGLKESDVQIVVTGLLNFAPLMQGQVDATAATDTGLAVGLRKGIGDVNVMPVREHLNMSSDLFVVREEVLRQKKDLLKAFLQGYRDSAAWMIAHPEEAAQLAVKHAIDGTHRDINLDVIRLRNASSLPTGPGAASRLGSFDLAALQKGADAYRALGLVQRQIKVADVVDTSLLPGA, encoded by the coding sequence ATGCATACATCCCTGCCGCCTCTTTTCCTTTCGCGCCGCCGCCTGCTGGGCGCGGGTCTTGCCGGCCTGGCGCTTGCGGGAAATTCCGCCACCGCCCAGGGCCTGGGCAAGGTCCGCCTGGCCGGCTGGAGCAAGCCGATCAGCGAGATCACCAACCTGCTGGCCGAACCCGACAAGGGTTTCTTCAAGGCGCGCGGCGTCGAACTGGTCTACCTGCCGGGTGCGGGTGGCGGCGACGCGATCCGCAACACGCTCAGCGGCCAGGCCGATGTGGCGTTCACCGATCCCGGCTCGTTCTTCATGGCGCTGGACAAGGGCGAGAAGCTGGTGGCGATCTACGACATCTACCCGCAGAACGTGTTCAACGTGGTCTCGCTCAAGACCTCGGGCATCCGCAAGCCGGCCGACCTCAAGGGCAAGAAGATCGGTGTCTACAGCCTGTCCAGCGGCACGCGCCAGAACCTGCTGGTCATGCTGCACCAGGCGGGCCTCAAGGAGTCGGATGTGCAGATCGTGGTCACCGGCCTGCTGAACTTCGCGCCGCTGATGCAGGGCCAGGTCGATGCCACGGCGGCGACCGACACCGGGCTGGCCGTGGGCCTGCGCAAGGGCATTGGCGACGTGAACGTCATGCCGGTGCGCGAGCACCTGAACATGTCCAGCGACCTGTTCGTGGTGCGCGAGGAAGTGTTGCGCCAGAAGAAGGACCTGCTCAAGGCCTTCCTTCAGGGCTACCGCGACAGCGCGGCATGGATGATCGCCCACCCCGAAGAGGCCGCGCAGCTGGCGGTCAAGCACGCGATCGACGGCACGCACCGCGACATCAACCTCGATGTGATCCGGCTGCGCAATGCGTCCTCGCTGCCCACGGGGCCGGGCGCTGCCTCGCGGCTGGGCAGCTTCGACCTCGCGGCGCTGCAAAAGGGCGCCGATGCGTATCGGGCGCTGGGACTGGTGCAGCGGCAGATCAAGGTGGCGGACGTGGTCGACACCAGCCTGCTGCCGGGAGCCTGA
- a CDS encoding SDR family oxidoreductase — MGLRGKVVLVTGASRGIGAAIAVAFARQGATVAVNHLSNDAAAAQTVAACVAAGGDAWAAKADVGDRSAVQAMVDGIVREAGTIDIVVNNAFKPFAFDPERRRRFEDLEWSDYQAQFDGAVGAAYNVCHAALPQMRRRARGSIVNIASNLVEHPVVPYHDYTTAKASLVAFSRNLASELGPVGIRVNCVAPGLVYPTQGSLGTKESFREALMAATPLRRLARPEDVAGPVLFLASELSGFMTGQVLLVDGGLVMR, encoded by the coding sequence ATGGGCCTGCGCGGCAAGGTGGTGCTGGTCACGGGAGCGAGCCGGGGCATCGGTGCGGCCATTGCCGTGGCGTTCGCGCGACAGGGGGCGACGGTGGCCGTCAACCACCTGTCCAACGATGCGGCCGCGGCGCAGACGGTCGCGGCCTGCGTGGCTGCGGGCGGCGATGCCTGGGCCGCCAAGGCCGACGTCGGCGACCGGTCCGCGGTGCAGGCCATGGTGGACGGCATCGTGCGCGAGGCCGGAACCATCGACATCGTGGTCAACAACGCCTTCAAGCCCTTTGCATTCGACCCCGAGCGCCGGCGCCGTTTCGAGGACCTGGAGTGGAGCGACTACCAGGCGCAGTTCGACGGTGCCGTGGGCGCGGCCTACAACGTGTGCCATGCGGCGCTGCCGCAAATGCGCCGGCGCGCGCGCGGCAGCATCGTCAACATCGCCAGCAATCTGGTCGAGCATCCGGTCGTGCCGTACCACGACTACACCACGGCCAAGGCCTCGCTGGTGGCTTTCAGCCGCAACCTTGCCAGCGAACTCGGGCCGGTGGGCATCCGCGTCAACTGCGTGGCGCCAGGGCTGGTCTATCCCACCCAGGGCAGCCTGGGTACGAAGGAGTCGTTCCGTGAGGCGCTCATGGCGGCCACGCCCTTGCGGCGGCTGGCGCGCCCTGAGGATGTCGCAGGGCCGGTCCTGTTCCTGGCATCGGAGCTCAGCGGTTTCATGACGGGGCAGGTGCTGCTCGTGGATGGCGGATTGGTGATGCGCTGA
- a CDS encoding HipA domain-containing protein, giving the protein MAASHLANDAMPRSFLLKSADPGLEDRLFNEAFCQTLAMVMGLRPVAVQLQAFGGRNFLQVERFDVAADAPGVARQLRQGDFRTALAAVPQPTGKRNGELGLAQCFALLRSAACPAMPQLLRFLDYVVFNALIGNDDAHAGSYCLLYPDRNAVLAPLHGTLSTAIDVPGDGRMAMGIGGQYRFSELEAKNWMRFAQETGLGEARVRTQVLEMARTLPVAARRLSLRHDLGFAEMTLVPRIVALAAQRCHIATAGFAA; this is encoded by the coding sequence ATGGCTGCAAGCCATCTTGCCAATGACGCCATGCCCCGTTCCTTCCTGTTGAAAAGCGCTGACCCAGGTCTCGAAGATCGCCTGTTCAACGAGGCTTTCTGCCAGACGCTGGCCATGGTGATGGGACTGCGTCCCGTGGCCGTGCAACTGCAGGCATTTGGCGGGCGAAACTTTTTGCAGGTCGAGCGCTTTGATGTGGCAGCCGACGCGCCGGGGGTGGCCCGGCAGTTGCGGCAGGGAGACTTCCGCACCGCGCTGGCTGCTGTGCCGCAGCCTACGGGCAAGCGCAATGGCGAGCTGGGTCTGGCGCAATGCTTTGCACTGTTGCGCAGTGCCGCTTGTCCCGCGATGCCGCAGCTTTTGCGTTTTCTGGATTATGTGGTTTTCAATGCGTTGATCGGCAATGACGACGCCCACGCAGGCAGCTATTGCCTGCTGTACCCTGACCGGAATGCCGTGTTGGCGCCGCTGCATGGCACGTTGTCGACGGCGATCGACGTGCCGGGCGATGGCCGCATGGCCATGGGCATCGGCGGCCAATACCGGTTCAGCGAGCTTGAGGCGAAGAATTGGATGCGATTCGCGCAGGAAACCGGCCTGGGCGAAGCACGGGTACGCACGCAGGTACTCGAGATGGCGCGAACACTGCCGGTGGCGGCACGCCGGCTCTCCTTGCGGCACGACCTGGGGTTTGCCGAGATGACATTGGTCCCGCGCATAGTGGCTTTGGCGGCGCAGCGCTGCCATATCGCCACGGCGGGTTTTGCTGCATGA
- a CDS encoding HAD family hydrolase, protein MNRGFPGIKAVLFDLDGTLIDSAPDLGAAADQMRVARGLPSLPLAQYRPMAGAGARGMLGVAFGITPDTPDYDVLREEFFRNYELRMTQTTYAFDGIAQLLADIEARGLAWGIVTNKSARFTDPLTRAMPLLKSARAVVSGDTTPHSKPHPEPLFEAARRLALPPEACIYVGDDERDIVAGRAAGMKTVAALYGYLGAVDTTEHWGADAAIKYPHELLQWLDVA, encoded by the coding sequence ATGAACCGAGGATTCCCAGGCATCAAGGCCGTACTGTTCGATCTCGACGGTACCTTGATCGACAGTGCCCCCGACCTCGGCGCGGCGGCCGACCAGATGCGCGTGGCGCGCGGCCTGCCGTCTCTGCCGCTGGCGCAGTACCGTCCCATGGCTGGCGCCGGCGCGCGCGGCATGCTGGGCGTGGCCTTCGGCATCACTCCTGACACGCCCGACTACGATGTGCTGCGCGAAGAGTTCTTCCGCAACTACGAATTGCGCATGACGCAGACCACCTATGCCTTCGACGGCATTGCGCAATTGCTGGCCGATATCGAGGCGCGCGGCCTGGCGTGGGGCATCGTGACGAACAAATCCGCGCGCTTCACCGACCCCTTGACGCGCGCCATGCCGCTGCTCAAGAGTGCGCGCGCCGTGGTCAGCGGCGATACCACGCCGCACTCCAAGCCCCATCCCGAGCCGCTGTTCGAAGCCGCCCGCCGCCTTGCATTGCCGCCCGAAGCCTGCATCTATGTCGGTGACGACGAACGCGACATCGTGGCCGGCCGCGCCGCCGGCATGAAAACGGTGGCCGCACTCTACGGCTACCTCGGCGCCGTCGACACCACCGAACACTGGGGCGCCGACGCTGCAATTAAATACCCCCACGAGCTCTTGCAATGGCTCGATGTGGCCTAA
- the ubiG gene encoding bifunctional 2-polyprenyl-6-hydroxyphenol methylase/3-demethylubiquinol 3-O-methyltransferase UbiG has translation MQDAINVDPAELAKFSDLAHHWWDPESEFKPLHQINPLRLEWINGIAPLHDLDVLDVGCGGGILADAMARKGAVVTGIDLATKSLRVAQLHALEAETPRIRYEEVAVEALAARQPASFDVVTCMEMLEHVPDPESVVRACADLVKPGGWVFFSTLNRNVKSFAQAIVAAEYLLNLLPRGTHEYAKMIRPSELAGYCRTAGLNVLYAKGLQHNPLTGRYWLSADTSVNYMIATQRPAQ, from the coding sequence ATGCAAGACGCGATCAATGTCGACCCGGCCGAACTGGCCAAGTTCTCCGATCTGGCCCACCACTGGTGGGATCCGGAAAGCGAATTCAAGCCGCTGCACCAGATCAATCCGCTGCGTCTGGAGTGGATCAACGGCATTGCGCCGCTGCATGATCTCGATGTGCTGGACGTCGGCTGCGGCGGCGGCATCCTCGCCGATGCGATGGCGCGCAAGGGGGCCGTGGTGACCGGTATCGACCTGGCCACCAAGTCGCTGCGCGTGGCGCAGTTGCATGCGCTCGAAGCCGAGACCCCGCGCATCCGCTACGAGGAAGTCGCCGTCGAGGCGCTGGCCGCGCGCCAGCCCGCGAGCTTCGATGTAGTGACCTGCATGGAAATGCTGGAACATGTACCCGACCCGGAATCGGTGGTCAGAGCCTGCGCGGACCTGGTCAAGCCGGGCGGATGGGTGTTTTTTTCCACCTTGAATAGAAACGTGAAATCTTTTGCGCAAGCAATTGTTGCAGCCGAATACTTGCTCAATCTGCTGCCGCGTGGTACGCATGAGTACGCCAAGATGATCCGGCCCAGCGAACTGGCCGGCTACTGCCGCACGGCGGGCCTGAATGTGCTCTATGCCAAGGGCTTGCAGCACAACCCGCTCACGGGCCGCTATTGGCTCAGCGCCGATACCAGCGTCAACTACATGATTGCCACGCAAAGGCCGGCGCAATGA
- the ompA gene encoding outer membrane protein OmpA: protein MKKLNKVAMLFACAALATAAGAQVKAANGGNVIDNWQNGTSELVWKNGTNELCWRDTNWTPATAAANCDGALQPPAPAPVVAPAPAPAPAPAPAPAPAVASKVTYAADAFFDFDKSVLKPAGREKLDDLISKVKGVNLEVIIAVGHTDSIGTDAYNQKLSVRRSEAVKAYLVSKGIEKNRVYTEGKGEKQPVADNRTAEGRAKNRRVEIEVVGTRAAQ, encoded by the coding sequence ATGAAGAAACTGAACAAAGTAGCGATGTTGTTTGCCTGCGCTGCACTGGCAACGGCTGCCGGCGCTCAAGTCAAGGCTGCCAATGGCGGCAATGTCATCGACAACTGGCAAAACGGCACCAGCGAGCTGGTCTGGAAGAACGGCACGAACGAACTGTGCTGGCGCGATACCAACTGGACCCCCGCAACGGCTGCTGCCAACTGCGACGGCGCCCTGCAACCCCCGGCACCCGCACCCGTGGTCGCTCCTGCGCCCGCACCGGCTCCCGCACCTGCACCGGCACCCGCTCCTGCAGTCGCATCGAAGGTGACCTACGCTGCTGACGCGTTCTTCGACTTCGACAAGTCCGTGCTGAAGCCTGCTGGCCGCGAAAAGCTGGACGACCTGATCTCCAAGGTCAAGGGCGTGAACCTGGAAGTCATCATTGCCGTGGGTCACACCGACTCCATCGGTACCGATGCCTACAACCAGAAGCTGTCGGTGCGCCGTTCCGAAGCCGTGAAGGCTTACCTGGTGTCGAAGGGCATCGAAAAGAACCGCGTCTACACTGAAGGCAAGGGCGAGAAGCAGCCCGTGGCCGACAACCGTACGGCCGAAGGCCGCGCGAAGAACCGCCGCGTGGAAATCGAAGTGGTGGGCACCCGCGCCGCTCAGTAA
- a CDS encoding long-chain fatty acid--CoA ligase, with protein MDKAASLVADLLAFIALDGCTDEQFDALALQLFAYQYESNLPFRSFCQRRGATLRNVKTWSDIPAVPIDAFKAMELRSAPPSPAERVFMTSGTTGRTTRGRHFHPALEVYDLSMTRNFAQRFMHGEARLPMGILFPDEQAMPNSSLAHYLALAKSAFGSADSRYFLTPEGLDMPGLCAALEASEQSGQPYALLGASFSLVHVMDALRAQGRSFRLPAGSRILDTGGYKGQSRELPLEQFYADLSQLLGVPHSHCINMYGMTELSTQFYDDGNATLPSVKSGPHWIRSRLVEPVTGRSVAPGERGILVHCDLANYNAVTTILTEDVGLWAEGGFLLLGRAEGAAAKGCSLAVDEFVKASAA; from the coding sequence ATGGACAAGGCCGCCTCGCTGGTCGCAGACCTGCTTGCATTCATCGCGCTCGATGGCTGCACCGATGAACAGTTCGACGCGCTGGCGCTGCAGCTGTTTGCCTACCAGTACGAATCCAATCTTCCTTTCCGCAGCTTCTGCCAGCGCCGCGGCGCGACGCTGCGCAACGTGAAGACCTGGAGCGACATTCCCGCCGTGCCCATCGATGCGTTCAAGGCCATGGAACTGCGCAGCGCGCCGCCGTCGCCGGCCGAGCGGGTGTTCATGACCAGCGGCACCACGGGCCGCACCACGCGCGGGCGCCACTTCCATCCGGCACTTGAGGTGTACGACCTGTCGATGACGCGCAATTTCGCGCAGCGCTTCATGCACGGCGAGGCGCGCCTGCCCATGGGCATCCTGTTTCCCGACGAGCAGGCGATGCCCAACTCGTCGCTGGCGCATTACCTGGCACTGGCCAAGTCCGCGTTCGGCAGCGCGGACAGCCGCTATTTCCTCACGCCCGAGGGCCTGGACATGCCCGGCCTGTGCGCGGCCCTGGAAGCATCTGAACAAAGCGGCCAGCCCTATGCGCTGCTGGGCGCGAGTTTCAGCCTGGTGCATGTGATGGACGCACTGCGCGCCCAGGGCCGCAGCTTCCGGCTGCCCGCGGGCAGCCGCATCCTCGACACGGGCGGCTACAAGGGCCAGTCGCGCGAGTTGCCGCTCGAGCAGTTCTATGCCGATCTGTCGCAGTTGCTGGGCGTGCCGCATTCGCATTGCATCAACATGTACGGCATGACCGAGCTGAGCACCCAGTTCTATGACGATGGCAATGCCACGCTGCCGTCGGTCAAGTCGGGGCCGCACTGGATACGTTCGCGCCTGGTCGAGCCGGTCACGGGACGCAGCGTCGCGCCCGGCGAGCGCGGCATCCTGGTGCACTGCGACCTGGCCAACTACAACGCGGTGACCACCATCCTGACCGAGGATGTGGGCCTGTGGGCCGAGGGCGGCTTCCTGCTGCTGGGGCGCGCCGAGGGCGCGGCGGCCAAGGGCTGTTCGCTGGCAGTGGATGAATTTGTCAAGGCTTCGGCCGCATGA